A single region of the Populus nigra chromosome 2, ddPopNigr1.1, whole genome shotgun sequence genome encodes:
- the LOC133681925 gene encoding uncharacterized protein LOC133681925 isoform X2 has translation MATAASASLSLLPPKPQISSKRHENQRRLLLPKLSRRDAALLSFLALVPSAPASAFSVGISGPKDWLKDQKKKAAKYILAPIDASREILRSAYLLLTDSQSEFKEEKLEEVQRLLKSAARDCVPRDRNSFVAFQATTGVEVCTFRLIVKNAASLLDKKDPAKLEAEAILDDLIRSFTSLDGLANEANVQLASDSQ, from the exons ATGGCAACAGCCGCATCTGCTTCCCTCTCACTTCTCCCTCCAAAACCCCAAATCTCCAGCAAACGACATGAAAATCAACGTCGTCTCCTCCTACCCAAACTCTCTCGCAGAGACGCTGCCTTGCTCTCATTCCTCGCTCTCGTCCCCTCCGCTCCTGCTTCTGCCTTCTCCGTCGGCATCT CAGGACCGAAGGACTGGCTGAAAGATCAAAAGAAGAAGGCTGCGAAATATATATTGGCTCCTATCGATGCCTCCCGTGAAATCCTTCGCTCTGCCTATCTCTTGCTAA CGGACAGTCAATCCGAATTTAAGGAAGAGAAATTAGAGGAAGTTCAAAGACTGTTAAAATCTGCCGCTAGGGATTGTGTTCCTCGAGATAGGAATTCGTTTGTTGCGTTTCAGGCTACTACAGGAGTGGAG GTTTGCACGTTTCGTTTGATTGTGAAGAATGCTGCTTCCTTACTTGATAAAAAGGACCCTGCAAAGTTGGAAGCAGAAGCTATTTTGGATGATCTTATAAG ATCTTTCACTTCCCTTGATGGTCTGGCGAATGAAGCTAATGTTCAACTTGCTTCTGACAG TCAATAA
- the LOC133681925 gene encoding uncharacterized protein LOC133681925 isoform X1 — protein sequence MATAASASLSLLPPKPQISSKRHENQRRLLLPKLSRRDAALLSFLALVPSAPASAFSVGISGPKDWLKDQKKKAAKYILAPIDASREILRSAYLLLTDSQSEFKEEKLEEVQRLLKSAARDCVPRDRNSFVAFQATTGVEVCTFRLIVKNAASLLDKKDPAKLEAEAILDDLIRSFTSLDGLANEANVQLASDRQKVADALMNTISSLDKFEQGVKDCLEA from the exons ATGGCAACAGCCGCATCTGCTTCCCTCTCACTTCTCCCTCCAAAACCCCAAATCTCCAGCAAACGACATGAAAATCAACGTCGTCTCCTCCTACCCAAACTCTCTCGCAGAGACGCTGCCTTGCTCTCATTCCTCGCTCTCGTCCCCTCCGCTCCTGCTTCTGCCTTCTCCGTCGGCATCT CAGGACCGAAGGACTGGCTGAAAGATCAAAAGAAGAAGGCTGCGAAATATATATTGGCTCCTATCGATGCCTCCCGTGAAATCCTTCGCTCTGCCTATCTCTTGCTAA CGGACAGTCAATCCGAATTTAAGGAAGAGAAATTAGAGGAAGTTCAAAGACTGTTAAAATCTGCCGCTAGGGATTGTGTTCCTCGAGATAGGAATTCGTTTGTTGCGTTTCAGGCTACTACAGGAGTGGAG GTTTGCACGTTTCGTTTGATTGTGAAGAATGCTGCTTCCTTACTTGATAAAAAGGACCCTGCAAAGTTGGAAGCAGAAGCTATTTTGGATGATCTTATAAG ATCTTTCACTTCCCTTGATGGTCTGGCGAATGAAGCTAATGTTCAACTTGCTTCTGACAG ACAGAAGGTTGCTGATGCACTCATGAATACTATATCTTCACTTGATAAATTCGAGCAGGGAGTGAAGGACTGCCTTGAAGCTTGA